The genomic window GTCATCCCGATCATCCGGTTTTAATTCATTTATCTTCTTTAACCAGTCCAGCGCCGACTGTTTCTTCAGGAGAACATTTTCATCCTTAATATCCTTCTGTGCCTTTGTTTCCACAAGATAGATATGCTTTGGAGTTTTTATAATAAAATCAGGATAATAAGACGACAGAATACCATCGCTCCTGATGTAGTTCAGATGCGCAAAATCATGATACATTTCACTAATCTTAAGAAATGCCTTAACCGCACCGTCATGGTCACAAGCCAGCATGAAATTCTTTTCCAATGCACCTTTATTAGATGGATACGGAAGCCTTTCGTAGATTGTCTTTACCATATCAAGAGAAAAATTCTCCCGCATTTTTAATTGTTCTACCTGTGAAAAGTATTGCTTTATTACAATGGCATCCTGCACATCAACGGTATTCTGCATCTCATATAATACCTTGCTAAGTTCCTTTATGATGTGCTCAGTAATACCGGTTTGTGACAGCAAAAGCACGCGCCAGTTATTGTCTTCCAGAGGATTGAATTCCTGATTAAAGAGATTGTGCCTTACAAAGTCATCAATTAACTGTACCAGACTAGCTTGATTAATCTGCATAGCGGGATAGTCCTTTGTCCTACGCTGGGTAATCTTGACAACGGTGCTTGTGATTATCTTTACCAACTTTGATAAAAACTCATTGTAGCTTTTCGCAGTGAAAAGCTCCGCCGTAACCTTGTAGTCGCCAAACCTTGTCTTTACGGTCATTTCTTCTGAATAGAACGTTTCTCCTTTTTCACACACCATCAGTTTAAGCTGGTCGAGATTGTACCACTGCATAATTTTTAGATTGTCCAGAGAAGGCATTACGTCTTTTAAAAATTCCTCTCTTTCCTGTATTATTACAGGCCAGTACAGGTCGTAATCTTTATAATTCTGTTTGAGTCCGACCTTGATAATATCCCCTAAAATACCTTCTCTATCCCTGGGTAATTCAGTTATTTCGCCAACAAGCCCTTCTTTTATAAGGTCATCGTAAAATTCAATAAATGCCGGGTGTTCTACAATGCTTAATATATCCAAATAGTTTGATGGCGCTTCCTTCCTTTTAAGGAGCCTTGTTCTGTTTTCTTCCTTTGCGTCCTGAAACTCGGGCTCTCTCCACATTAACCGCAAACCTCTTCCAAGTATCTGCTCCAGGAGTATCGGCGCCTGTGTTGAGCGTAATGGCACGATAACACAGATATTATTCACATCGAACCCTTCGCGGAGCATGAGCACCGAAACGATAACCTTTGGTTTTTCGTGTTTGTCAACATTAAACAGTCTTTGTTTAATCGTGTCCCATTCCTTTGCGGGAATGCTCCCTTTCTTATCAGAGTCTATCTGGACAACGTCTTCTTCACCAAGACCTTCGGCCTGTGTTAAAAACCCGGTAACATAAGGAGAAACCGCTGTGTCCTCACATATAACAAGCATCTTTGGATGTTTATCCGTAATGCCATTTTTATCTTGCGTCAAATCCGTAAATTCCTTTTCAAGTATTTTCAGTTTTGTCAGACCAGCGCGGAGCATCAATTTCTGTCCCTCTGACAGCCCTATTACTTTATTGCCATCCCTCATTGCCCTGAAATCAAGCTCCATCGTGGCAATTTCCTTGCGTCTGTCTAATGTAATCGTTTTGACAAGCCCTCCGTGAATTGCGTTCCTCAAATCGAAATCGACAACAATATGTGGGAAATAATGCTTTGTCCTGCGCTGCCCGCTTCCCGCCACATCATAAGGAGTTGCAGAAAAATCAATTTGGATAAACTTCTTTCCCTTGTTTTCAGAAATTTTATTCAACGACTTCTGCCATTCCACCTCTGAGACAATCCCCGCCCGTTTTGTTTCGTGTATGTGGTGCGCCTCATCATTAAAAACAACGATGCTTTCTAACTTTGCCAGATACTCAATCTCACCGCCGCTTAAATATTTGTTGTCCAGGGTATTTAAATCATGCCCGGCAGAAGTGCCTGGCGTCACCGGGAATATTTCTTTTACCGCTACCGATGGGTCTTCAAGTGGCGAGGGGTTGCTATCAACCTCTTCTTCCTCCCCCGCAAGCAAATGCCAGTTGGTTATAGCAATTAACCCGGAGCCGGTTACTTTACGTCCAATTTCTTCCTTCCTGACAACGCAGGTCTGGATGAATCCATAGACTTCATCCCTGTATGCAGGCGGGATAAACAGCTTCTCATATTGTTTAAAATCTGAAGCCTCAAAGTCGCGAATTCCATCTTCCCTTTGCTTTCCAAGGTAGGCGTCCAGCAATCTTTCATATACGATAAGACCCGGGGCGACAAGCAGAAAGTTTGTGGAATAGCATCCGCTTGGCTTCTCCTCGTGCCTCGCATTCAAGTACTGCCAGATAAGCAGGGCGTTCATTACCCACGTCTTGCCCGTGCCAGTCGCCATCTTCATGCAATATTTGGGATGACTGAATTTGTCTTTTCGCAGGTAACTCAAGTCCATCTCTGCCAGGATTTCATTACTTATCATTGAATACAAATCAAACACAGACTCCGGCCTTAGTATTTCATGCGCATAAATCGTATTTAAAATCGCCTGCCGTTGTCCGTCGTGAAAATTAACGTGACGGGTTTCCGTGAAGGCATCAGAGAACCAGAATCGCAGTAAATCCTGGGTAATGGGGGTTGCTTTCGCAAGAAATTCACCGCTATCCCACACACGATGAACAATCCCTGTTATTTCCCTGGCAAATTTTAAGGGAATTTCCCTGGTTCCTGTGTTTAACGATATGGACATTATAGTGTTACTCTATAAAAACTTCTTTTTCTGTAAGGTTTTCTTTGTGATCTTTGTAGTTGAACTTTTTTGGTTGCGGCTGTGCTGCGTTAGGCAATTTTTCCTCGTTTGTACATTGTTACCACGACCTCATGTTCACCTTCTTTTATACCAAGCGCTGGATTCCCATTTTCCTTTAGCCAGCGGTTGGATTTTGGAATGCCTTGTCCTGCCCGTTCAACCATATTTGCATCAAAAAAATACTGTGCCAATACCGGGTTTCTGTGATACTTGATGCCGACCTTCATCTTTTCTACTGTTATGGTATTGGGAAGCCCGCCCGGGCTTTTGATTTCTATTCTGTCATCATATATCCAGACGGTAATACCCGTCCCGGCTATCGTGTAATCCCTGTGAATAATGGCATTTGCCAGGATTTCCCGAAAAGCCTTTTCAGGGTAATCGTAAAAATCAATCCGTTTCACCCCTTCAATTACAAAGGATTGCCTGTTGTAAAGATAAAAAAAGCTGACGGCGTCTTTAAAATTGTCAAATACGTTTCTCTCAAAAAATTTCAGGTTTTCTTTCTCATCGGTGATATGTGTCCCGGAAACCTTTACACACATGATTTCTGCCTGCGGCAAATATTTTGTAACGCGATCTTTTCCAAAAAGCAGGAGGCCGGCAATTGTCGGACGGTATTGGTTGTCAGCAAAAGTAATCAGTTCAAGACTCTGAAACAGATTCAGCTTGTTTTCTTCAGTCAGTTCAATACCACTTCTGTTATTTTTCAGATATTCCTTTATCTCATACTCATCCAATGTTTCCGGTTTTGCATAAGAGGCGGGGATAATTTCATAGTGAATATTTTGGGATGCCTGAAAGAGCCTCTGAAGTTCATCCCTGTGCTTTACCTCCCTTGTCGTACTGCCGTATCTCATATAGTAGCGGTTTGTCTTTGCAGCTTTATCCTCCATGTAATATGGCTTATTGCAGCCGTTATCAATTTCAACTACTCCGATGCGTTTACCCTCAATACTCATTTCATAATATGCTGGATTTATTACCGGTTTTATCAAATCAGAACATATATTTACCATGCGCTCTTCATTATCATTCCGTGCAATTCCTGAAACCTTCCCGGCATCATCAACGCCCAGAAGGAGGTAGCCGCCTCTATGGTTGGACAATGCGATAATCTCCTTTGCAAGCTTTTTATTATCAACGGTGTCCTCTTTAAACTCTACATAAGAGTTTTCACCGCCAGCTATCAACTTCAGCACCTCCTGTTCATGAAGCATTATCTCACCTCCAAACAATTATCCGGCTTTTAGCTTAAGAAACCAGAAACATCAGGAATTTATCCTGGCAAACCACAAATCACATTATCGTTTTTCCTGTCCTCCTGCATTCTTCAGATCTTATTTCCTGAACTATCTTTTCATCTGAAGAATGCAGGAACATAATAAACTTTACGTTATTCCTCTGTATCCTTAATCACAACGCTCTCAAACCCAAACACGTCAACCGCCTTTACGCATATCTTTCTCTTATGATGAACTTTGGGAACTTTCAACTTGGCTTCAAGGACGACGTGGTGCGGGTCTGAGTCGTTCGATGTATTATTCCGGTAATCCTGCCATTTGCTTCTGAATGTCTCGCAGTCGTAGTCGGGGTCAACAGACCAGTATTCGATTAACGCCAGTGGGTCTTTTTCTATAACCGTCTGTAATTTTTCTTTGTTTGCCTCGTCGAGAGGCAGTGCGTCTGGAGAAAGCAGGACGTAGTTATCCAGGGTAATGGTCAATTCATCCATATTGTCGTCAATGCCTCTTACCTTTGGCTTTTTAATGGACAAATATTGCAAGGATGAAAAACGCACCTGCCCTGTTTTTAAGAGCTTTTCATAACCTGCCTTTGTCTTGAGCTTATCGAGGAGATCGGGCGGTATAACCAGGACTTCCAGTTTGTCATCATTCAATGCCTGTATCTGCGCGGCAATGTCAAAGACGAAATTCCAGCCCAGGACGACGACCTTCCTCCACCCGCCCATAAAGGATTCCCGTAGTTCCTGCGCCTTTTTCATGGTGGCAAAACCTGTCAGTTTGGATGGAGAATCAACCATGACCAGCGTCTTGGATTCTTTTATATAACCAATGTTGCGGTTGGGATTATTTTCTTCCGGGAATGGTATCGCACCGTAAAGGTTGAGCACCACGTGGGCAAGGTCGCCCACCCGGCGAAACAGCCTGCTTGAGGCAAATGCCTCTTTTTGGTAATCGCCAATGGATTGATAAAGGAACGGCTTTGCCTCCTGATCAATGAGGCGTTTGCGGGTGATCATGATGGCGGGTTTGCCGATGTCGCATACAATCCAACGACGGCCAAGTTTTTCGGCAACGGCTGCGGTAGTGCCTGAACCTGTAAAAAAGTCAGCGATAATGGAATTTTTATCAGAAGACATGCCAAGTACACACTCAAGCAACGTTTCTTTCTTCTCGGTGCTATATCCGGTAGTAAACGCAGAAACAGTTATGTCCTCCCATAAAGTGTCTCTCAGAATATGGTCGGTTGCTTCAATTTTATATTCTGGCTTTCCCGTTTGTGGGTTAGGTCTTAATTTCCCTTCTTTTATTGCCTGTTCTGCTTTTTCCTTTGTCCATGCCCAATGGCGACCTGATGGTGGAATTTTACCAAACAATGGATAATCCATGCCGTTTCTTAACCCTTGAGCATCTAATGCATGCCACCTTTCTAGTTTTGGATTATATTTTTTGGGAGGGTTTATAAAGTGCTTGCTTGATTTCGCATAAAAATAAATTGAGTCGAGCGCTTCATTTAATCGCGGTACCCTTTCTCGTTCTTGAACATTTTTTCTAATTCTTTTTGCATAAATCTCATTCCTAAAATTTTCTTTCCCAAATATCTCATCCATCAACACCTTCACATAATGTCCCACATGCCAGTCAATATGTACATAAATAGAGCCTTGTTCGCTCAGCAATTCCCTCATGAGCGCCAGTCGAGGATACATCATCTTTAAATAGCTTACCGTCCCGTCTTTCCAGGTGTCTGAATAGGCCGACTGCTCAATAACGGTTGGTCTTTGTTCCAATGTAGCACCCGGTAGCATAACCTTTGTGCGGTAATCTGCCTTGCTGTCAAAGGGAGGATCGTTATATATCAAATCAATCTTCCCACGCATGGATGGCAAACCTGTCGCCGGATCGCCTGCAAGTAATGCCTGCATCACCAGGAGATTATCTCCGTAACACAAACGGTTTACCCATTCACCGCCAATTTCAGAGTGCAGTTTTTGCTGTCCACCGGGGGATATCCCCGCAAATCCCAATTGCGATTCACCCAGATATTTCCTTGCCTTTGGCTTGAATTCTGGAATTAGCCCCTTGAAAAGACCCGATGTGTCTTTGCATGGCAACACAAACTCATTTGTCTGCAACGTCAGCTTATGAGGGGACGAGATCTTCTCCAGTATCCGTTCAACCTCCTTCTTCCCCTCAGCAACGATCTTTGGCAACTGTTCTATCAGTGATTCAGCCATATATTTCGTCTTTTGGTACGGTGTAGGGGCGAAGCATTTGCCATAAATTGGCATACATGTGTTCACACCCTAAACTGGCAACTGCTTCGCCCCTACTACTACAATATTTGCCATTTTACAAATTAAAAGAGGGGGTGTTCGAATGACAAATATGCAAAAACACCATATTCACCCTCTGAAGCTCCCAGACCCACAGGAAATGCAATCCCCGGCACTATCTGCAGGCCTGATTCAAAGTTTATTGCATAACGAACGCCCGGACTGATAAGCAATGAATCTTCTTCTCGTGTAAACACTTCTTCGTTAAAAATCTCGCTGTGACTCCACAAAACTTCCAGCATGAAATTGAAGTCCTCTTTGATCAGCCAGATAATGCTTGCCCCGACATTTCCAACAAGGTTGTCAGACTCAGATCCAACTGAATCTTTACTGTTTGGGGTATAAGTTGCCCCGATGTTCCAATGCGTTATCCATTTGTCTGAAAGTTCTATACTGAACGGAAGATTCGTTTGAATTCCGGGGGAGCCGCTTCCCATTCCTCTTTTATAATCCCCTGTAGGAAACAAGGCAGAAAATCGGGGCGAGAACGCAATTCTGTCCTGCATGATGGCCTGGTACCGATAGCTGATCATTACATCGCCAATGCCGGTAGAATTATCGGGATCGGTAACATGAGTAATTGGTATCTTGTAGGATAGTTGATGGGTTTGTCCCAGAACCGGCCACTCCTGGGTAAAGGAGTAATCCCAGGTTTTATCTTTCATATATTGAAATGTCTGGATATGCTGGACAACTCCGGCTTCCTGATTGTACGCTTCTTCGATGAGAAATGAATCATCAACGATTTTTTTGGGTTCTTCAGCAAAAGCCGTTGCAAAAACAAAGCAAAACATTATGAAATACAGTTCCAGGGCTTTGGAAAATATTTTTCTATCCAAGCCGGCTCTCCTTACTTTAAGATGTCATAGACTATATTCACATCCATATTCTCACGAACAATACTGGCCAATCCATCGTATCTACGCTCTTTTATACTTTTGAAACCCGGCTGAAATTCATGAGACGGCTCCAATCCTTTTTTTGATCTGAGATAATTCATGAGCTTTGACCGGAACTCGTCGTTGTCGAAGATGCCGTGTATATAGGTGCCCATCACATTGCCATCGTCAGAAACACAGCCGTCCGGGATATCTACCCTCTTTCCTGCCCGTTCAGTAATCCTTGCGAAGGGCCTAACGGAATTATGTCCATCAAATATCGTCTCGCCCATATATTTTCTCACTTTATTCAGCATTTCAATATTGCTTAAACCCTGAGTTCTTCCGCTAAATGCCTTCATTTTTATTATATCGTCTATTGAATTCAAAGGCAGGCAAGATGCCTGCGCTGCACAATATTTTTGCTAAAAAATGCCAGGACATTATTTATCCTTTCAACGATCAATCAACTAGCATCTCTTTAATTATTGATTTAATCTTTGTGATGGCATCATCAGTTATTCGCCCCAATCTTTTGACCAACCGACTCCTGTCAACTGTTCTTATCTGATCAAGCACTATCCAGCCTGTTCTCTTCTGAAAATTTATTTTCACCCTGGTTGGGTAACTGTGGGACTTTGTAGTCATTGGTGCAATAATGATTGTCTGAATATTTTGGTTCATTTCATCAGGGGAAATTACCAGGCAAGGTCTTGTCTTCTGGATTTCAGAACCGATCGTAGGATCGAAATTGACGAGATATATATCGTACTGGTTCATTTCCATTCCCAATTTTCCATTGAGTCTATGGTCTCATCAAACAACAATGCATCATCCTTTTTGTCGTGCATTAATCGGAAGGCGTCATTCCATCCCTCTCGAGGGCTGGTTTTTACCGGCTTGATTACTATTTTTTCTTTTTCGACTTCCAAATCAATCTCATTTTCAATCTTGCATTGCTTCAGTATTGCCATCGGTATCCTGATACCTTTTGAATTTCCTATTGACACAAGTTTTGTCTTCACAATTCACCTCCGTAATTTTATCGTATTGGTACGGAAATACCTATTATCATACCCTTATTGCTGTTTTATAATATTACTGTGTAAAAACTTCTTTTTTTTGTAAGTTTTTTCGCGACCCTATCTACCCTTTATCAGAAGGTGCAGTTTGTTTATGAGAGAAGGATTGCTTCGTTTCGCTCGCAATGACAATGTACCGTATGTCATCAAAGACATAGCCAGCGTTATTGCGAGGGTCTTTTCCGAAGCAATCTCCCCACTTTCATAAAGGAAATTTGGTTGCAGCTGTGCTGCGCTATGTAATTATAGTATTACTGTATGAAAACTTCTTTTTTTTGTAAGTTTTTTCACAAACCACTTTCAGGAGGCACCGGTTTTTATGAGTGAAAGATTGCTTCGCTTCACTCGCAATGACAACGTGCCGTGTGCCATCAAAGTGCATGGTCGCTGTCATTGCGAGGGCCTTTTCCGAAGCAATCTCTCCGCTTTCATAAAGGAAATTTGGTTGCGGCTGTGCCGCGCTATGTAATTATAATGTGCTTACATTTAAAAAGCAATGTTCAGGACAATCTTTTATATTAATTAGGTCTCGGCGACTTACCCCCCCCTGTT from Candidatus Brocadia sp. includes these protein-coding regions:
- a CDS encoding DEAD/DEAH box helicase family protein — protein: MSISLNTGTREIPLKFAREITGIVHRVWDSGEFLAKATPITQDLLRFWFSDAFTETRHVNFHDGQRQAILNTIYAHEILRPESVFDLYSMISNEILAEMDLSYLRKDKFSHPKYCMKMATGTGKTWVMNALLIWQYLNARHEEKPSGCYSTNFLLVAPGLIVYERLLDAYLGKQREDGIRDFEASDFKQYEKLFIPPAYRDEVYGFIQTCVVRKEEIGRKVTGSGLIAITNWHLLAGEEEEVDSNPSPLEDPSVAVKEIFPVTPGTSAGHDLNTLDNKYLSGGEIEYLAKLESIVVFNDEAHHIHETKRAGIVSEVEWQKSLNKISENKGKKFIQIDFSATPYDVAGSGQRRTKHYFPHIVVDFDLRNAIHGGLVKTITLDRRKEIATMELDFRAMRDGNKVIGLSEGQKLMLRAGLTKLKILEKEFTDLTQDKNGITDKHPKMLVICEDTAVSPYVTGFLTQAEGLGEEDVVQIDSDKKGSIPAKEWDTIKQRLFNVDKHEKPKVIVSVLMLREGFDVNNICVIVPLRSTQAPILLEQILGRGLRLMWREPEFQDAKEENRTRLLKRKEAPSNYLDILSIVEHPAFIEFYDDLIKEGLVGEITELPRDREGILGDIIKVGLKQNYKDYDLYWPVIIQEREEFLKDVMPSLDNLKIMQWYNLDQLKLMVCEKGETFYSEEMTVKTRFGDYKVTAELFTAKSYNEFLSKLVKIITSTVVKITQRRTKDYPAMQINQASLVQLIDDFVRHNLFNQEFNPLEDNNWRVLLLSQTGITEHIIKELSKVLYEMQNTVDVQDAIVIKQYFSQVEQLKMRENFSLDMVKTIYERLPYPSNKGALEKNFMLACDHDGAVKAFLKISEMYHDFAHLNYIRSDGILSSYYPDFIIKTPKHIYLVETKAQKDIKDENVLLKKQSALDWLKKINELKPDDRDDGNWSYALVGENTFYSMQSKGASVGEILEYSKLTKQRVEGTLF
- a CDS encoding putative DNA binding domain-containing protein, with the translated sequence MLHEQEVLKLIAGGENSYVEFKEDTVDNKKLAKEIIALSNHRGGYLLLGVDDAGKVSGIARNDNEERMVNICSDLIKPVINPAYYEMSIEGKRIGVVEIDNGCNKPYYMEDKAAKTNRYYMRYGSTTREVKHRDELQRLFQASQNIHYEIIPASYAKPETLDEYEIKEYLKNNRSGIELTEENKLNLFQSLELITFADNQYRPTIAGLLLFGKDRVTKYLPQAEIMCVKVSGTHITDEKENLKFFERNVFDNFKDAVSFFYLYNRQSFVIEGVKRIDFYDYPEKAFREILANAIIHRDYTIAGTGITVWIYDDRIEIKSPGGLPNTITVEKMKVGIKYHRNPVLAQYFFDANMVERAGQGIPKSNRWLKENGNPALGIKEGEHEVVVTMYKRGKIA
- a CDS encoding site-specific DNA-methyltransferase, whose product is MAESLIEQLPKIVAEGKKEVERILEKISSPHKLTLQTNEFVLPCKDTSGLFKGLIPEFKPKARKYLGESQLGFAGISPGGQQKLHSEIGGEWVNRLCYGDNLLVMQALLAGDPATGLPSMRGKIDLIYNDPPFDSKADYRTKVMLPGATLEQRPTVIEQSAYSDTWKDGTVSYLKMMYPRLALMRELLSEQGSIYVHIDWHVGHYVKVLMDEIFGKENFRNEIYAKRIRKNVQERERVPRLNEALDSIYFYAKSSKHFINPPKKYNPKLERWHALDAQGLRNGMDYPLFGKIPPSGRHWAWTKEKAEQAIKEGKLRPNPQTGKPEYKIEATDHILRDTLWEDITVSAFTTGYSTEKKETLLECVLGMSSDKNSIIADFFTGSGTTAAVAEKLGRRWIVCDIGKPAIMITRKRLIDQEAKPFLYQSIGDYQKEAFASSRLFRRVGDLAHVVLNLYGAIPFPEENNPNRNIGYIKESKTLVMVDSPSKLTGFATMKKAQELRESFMGGWRKVVVLGWNFVFDIAAQIQALNDDKLEVLVIPPDLLDKLKTKAGYEKLLKTGQVRFSSLQYLSIKKPKVRGIDDNMDELTITLDNYVLLSPDALPLDEANKEKLQTVIEKDPLALIEYWSVDPDYDCETFRSKWQDYRNNTSNDSDPHHVVLEAKLKVPKVHHKRKICVKAVDVFGFESVVIKDTEE
- a CDS encoding transporter, coding for MDRKIFSKALELYFIMFCFVFATAFAEEPKKIVDDSFLIEEAYNQEAGVVQHIQTFQYMKDKTWDYSFTQEWPVLGQTHQLSYKIPITHVTDPDNSTGIGDVMISYRYQAIMQDRIAFSPRFSALFPTGDYKRGMGSGSPGIQTNLPFSIELSDKWITHWNIGATYTPNSKDSVGSESDNLVGNVGASIIWLIKEDFNFMLEVLWSHSEIFNEEVFTREEDSLLISPGVRYAINFESGLQIVPGIAFPVGLGASEGEYGVFAYLSFEHPLF
- a CDS encoding type II toxin-antitoxin system PemK/MazF family toxin, which encodes MEMNQYDIYLVNFDPTIGSEIQKTRPCLVISPDEMNQNIQTIIIAPMTTKSHSYPTRVKINFQKRTGWIVLDQIRTVDRSRLVKRLGRITDDAITKIKSIIKEMLVD
- a CDS encoding AbrB/MazE/SpoVT family DNA-binding domain-containing protein; the encoded protein is MKTKLVSIGNSKGIRIPMAILKQCKIENEIDLEVEKEKIVIKPVKTSPREGWNDAFRLMHDKKDDALLFDETIDSMENWEWK